From a region of the Oryza sativa Japonica Group chromosome 6, ASM3414082v1 genome:
- the LOC9267113 gene encoding uncharacterized LOC9267113, giving the protein MEDQTAAAAGLDSRVKASLVLGTESFAISSESGILSEQLAAMKEKSMEILKGYITKHNAPADVPDEPIEGLSDDEGDAPAKNPPKKPKKQK; this is encoded by the coding sequence ATGGAAGACCAAACAGCTGCTGCAGCAGGTCTTGATTCAAGAGTGAAAGCCAGCTTGGTTCTTGGAACAGAATCATTTGCAATCAGTTCAGAGTCCGGTATTCTATCGGAGCAGCTGGCTGCTATGAAGGAGAAGAGCATGGAGATCCTGAAGGGCTACATCACCAAGCATAATGCTCCCGCTGATGTCCCTGATGAACCCATCGAGGGATTATCTGATGATGAAGGAGACGCACCTGCTAAGAACCCACCAAAGAAACCTAAGAAGCAGAAGTGA
- the LOC4342081 gene encoding rNA pseudouridine synthase 2, chloroplastic gives MATTAAASPPAIATALSALLRRQRRRSSRCVGASHARCLAADANAEAVAPSRRGGHGGTRLEEAVPAGEGRSRIDAWISARLGGGGVSRARIQASIRAGLVVVNGRPVSKVSHMVKGGDIVSCTVLELQPLRAEPEDIPLDIVYEDDHLLVVNKPAHMVVHPAPGNANGTLVNAILHHCKISTFTCLARNSIDDECPDSSDDDIDVFDIDQFTTGEVSSEVREALVRPGIVHRLDKGTSGLLVVAKDEHSHAQLAEQFKLHTIRRVYISLTCGAPNPNSGRIEVPIARDPNNRIRMIATPGSGHRYARHAASRYKVREVFAGGGSALVEWRLETGRTHQIRAHAKYLGIPLLGDETYGGTKSMALSLLRPRTPSRYHCDLSNMISKIDRPCLHAALLGFKHPHSGKILEFSCPPPDDFTEVLNELHQVTLASNGNSGGGVARICD, from the exons ATGgcaaccacggcggcggcgtcgccgccggcgatcgcgACCGCGCTCTCCGCCCTGCTGCGGCGACAGAGGAGGAGAAGCAGCCGTTGCGTGGGGGCATCGCACGCCAGatgcctcgccgccgacgcgaaTGCTGAGGCGGTGGCGCCGAGCCGGAGGGGAGGCCACGGTGGGACGCGCCTTGAGGAGGCCGTGCCGGCCGGCGAGGGGCGCTCGAGGATCGACGCGTGGATCTCCGCGAGGCTCGGGGGCGGAGGCGTCAGCCGCGCGCGTATCCAGGCGAGCAtccgcgccggcctcgtcgtcgtcaatGGCCGTCCCGTCTCCAAG GTTTCACATATGGTAAAAGGTGGAGACATTGTCAGCTGCACGGTGTTGGAGCTGCAGCCACTGAGAGCAGAGCCAGAGGACATCCCACTGGACATTGTTTATGAGGATGACCATCTTCTCGTTGTGAACAAACCGGCTCATATG GTTGTTCACCCAGCACCAGGAAATGCAAATGGCACCTTAGTCAATGCTATACTTCACCACTGCAAGATTTCAACATTTACCTGTTTAGCACGTAATTCAATTGATGATGAATGCCCTGATTCTTCAGATGATGATATTGATGTGTTTGACATCGATCAATTTACTACTGGCGAAGTAAGTTCAGAAGTCCGTGAAGCTCTTGTGCGTCCTGGTATCGTGCATAGGCTTGATAAGGGTACAAGTGGACTACTTGTTGTAGCCAAG GATGAGCATTCTCATGCACAATTAGCAGAACAATTCAAGCTGCATACAATACGCAGAGTGTACATCAGTCTTACTTGTGGTGCACCGAATCCGAATTCTGGCAGGATTGAAGTTCCTATAGCTCGTGATCCTAACAACCGGATCCGTATGATTGCCACTCCTGGATCAGGCCATAGATATGCACGACATGCCGCTAGTAG GTATAAAGTAAGAGAGGTCTTTGCTGGTGGTGGATCAGCACTAGTAGAGTGGAGATTGGAGACAGGACGAACTCACCAG ATTCGAGCACATGCAAAGTACCTAGGGATTCCCCTTCTTGGGGATGAAACATACGGAGGTACCAAAAGCATGGCATTGTCACTTTTGAGACCCAGAACTCCTTCAAGATATCATTGTGATCTTTCAAATATGATATCAAAGATAGACAGGCCATGTCTCCATGCCGCGTTGCTTGG ATTTAAGCATCCTCACTCAGGAAAGATCCTTGAATTCTCATGCCCCCCACCAGATGATTTTACTGAGGTACTCAATGAACTTCATCAGGTTACACTGGCAAGTAATGGTAATAGTGGTGGCGGTGTTGCCCGCATTTGTGATTAG